In the Candidatus Nanopelagicales bacterium genome, one interval contains:
- a CDS encoding HNH endonuclease signature motif containing protein, translating into KWRLWVTDAASSTVTATGSRTYTPGAALARLVRAREPYCRHPGCRRQSQACDLDHAVPWPKGATTAQNLGPLCRRHHGQKTHHGWDLDPGLDPGPDPKTGQDRNEAAAGWTWRTPAGITITDKPPPPLLE; encoded by the coding sequence CAAGTGGCGGTTGTGGGTTACCGATGCGGCGTCGTCGACGGTGACGGCGACTGGTTCTCGAACGTATACCCCGGGTGCGGCGTTGGCTCGGTTGGTTCGGGCCCGCGAACCGTATTGCCGCCATCCTGGCTGCCGCCGCCAGTCCCAGGCTTGCGATCTTGATCACGCCGTCCCATGGCCCAAGGGAGCTACCACAGCGCAGAACTTAGGGCCGTTGTGTCGGAGGCATCACGGCCAGAAGACCCACCACGGCTGGGACCTAGACCCAGGCCTTGACCCTGGCCCAGACCCCAAGACAGGGCAAGACCGCAACGAGGCAGCGGCCGGCTGGACATGGCGCACCCCAGCCGGAATCACCATCACCGACAAGCCCCCACCGCCACTACTGGAGTAG
- the glgC gene encoding glucose-1-phosphate adenylyltransferase has translation MTSPRVLGIVLAGGEGKRLMPLTADRAKPAVPFGGSYRLIDFVLSNLVNAGYLRICVLTQYKSHSLDRHITTTWRMSAMTGDYVTSVPAQQRLGPRWYTGSADAICQSLNLVYDEQPDYVVVFGADHVYRMDPRQMVDRHIETGAGVTVAGIPVARHTADQFGVIGVGRDGSTISQFLEKPDDPPSIPGKPDLAYASMGNYVFSTGTLIEALQADASDEGSIHDMGGSILPMLTNAGAAHVYDFGGNEVPGATDRDRAYWRDVGSLDAYHDAHMDLVSLHPVFNLYNSDWPILTSAPQMPPAKFVEGGTMDESMVNSGSIISGAHVRSSVVSHNVIIAEGAVVEGCVLLPGVRVGPNAVLNNVILDKNVIVPPGVHIGVDLDSDRQKYTVSDGGVVVLGKGQEVV, from the coding sequence GTGACTTCGCCACGTGTTCTCGGAATCGTTCTCGCGGGAGGCGAAGGCAAGCGCCTGATGCCCCTGACCGCCGATCGCGCCAAGCCTGCGGTGCCGTTCGGCGGCTCGTACAGGTTGATTGACTTCGTCCTGTCGAACCTCGTCAACGCGGGCTACCTGCGTATTTGCGTGCTCACCCAGTACAAGTCGCACTCCCTTGACAGGCACATCACGACGACATGGCGCATGTCAGCGATGACTGGCGATTACGTCACCTCGGTGCCGGCGCAGCAGCGCTTGGGCCCCCGGTGGTACACGGGCTCCGCCGATGCGATCTGCCAGAGTCTGAACTTGGTCTACGACGAGCAGCCCGATTACGTGGTCGTGTTCGGCGCCGATCATGTCTATCGCATGGATCCGCGCCAGATGGTTGATCGCCACATCGAGACCGGCGCTGGGGTGACGGTCGCGGGTATCCCTGTCGCGAGGCACACGGCAGATCAGTTTGGTGTGATTGGGGTCGGTAGGGACGGCAGCACGATCAGTCAGTTCCTGGAGAAGCCAGACGATCCGCCATCAATCCCCGGCAAGCCAGATCTGGCCTACGCGTCCATGGGGAATTACGTGTTCTCAACGGGGACTCTCATCGAGGCGCTTCAGGCCGATGCTTCCGATGAGGGGTCCATCCACGACATGGGGGGCAGCATCCTGCCCATGCTCACTAATGCCGGAGCGGCGCACGTCTACGACTTCGGGGGCAATGAGGTGCCCGGTGCGACTGACCGGGATCGCGCCTACTGGCGTGACGTTGGGAGCCTGGACGCCTACCACGACGCGCACATGGATCTGGTCTCGCTCCATCCCGTGTTCAATCTCTACAACAGTGATTGGCCCATACTGACCAGCGCACCTCAGATGCCCCCCGCGAAGTTCGTGGAGGGCGGGACTATGGACGAGTCGATGGTCAACTCCGGCTCGATCATCTCCGGCGCGCACGTTAGGTCCTCGGTGGTCTCGCACAACGTCATCATCGCTGAGGGCGCTGTCGTGGAGGGCTGCGTGCTGTTGCCCGGCGTGCGGGTTGGCCCCAACGCAGTGCTGAACAACGTGATCCTGGACAAGAACGTGATCGTGCCACCTGGCGTGCACATAGGTGTCGACCTGGACAGCGACAGACAGAAGTACACCGTGTCCGATGGCGGTGTCGTCGTCCTGGGCAAGGGGCAGGAAGTGGTTTGA